The Pseudomonas sp. KU26590 genomic sequence GACAGTCCATCGTACTTTCCGGCATAGTCGCTGCCCATCAGCGGCTCACTCTGTGCGTGAGCGTCGAAAACGCGAACAACAAGGAACACTCGATGGCGACTTTTCTGGTTCTTCACGGACCTAACCTGAACCTGCTGGGGACCCGTGAACCGGGGATCTACGGCTCGATCACGTTGGCCGATATCAACCAGGATCTGGAACAGCGTGCGCGCGAAGCCGGTCACCACCTGATGTACCTGCAGAGCAACGCTGAATACGAGTTGATTGATCGCATCCACGCTGCACGCGATGAAGGCGTGGACTTCATCCTGATCAATCCGGCTGCTTTTACGCACACAAGCGTTGCGATACGTGACGCGTTGCTGGGAGTGAGCATCCCATTCATCGAAGTGCACCTGTCAAACGTGCACAAGCGCGAACCTTTCCGCCATCACTCCTACTTTTCAGATGTTGCTGTAGGCGTGATCTGCGGCCTTGGCGCCAGCGGTTACCGACTGGCCCTGGAGGCTGCCCTGGAACAATTGGCCAAGCGTTCTACGGTGTGAACGGCACAGTCCCGTACTGAGCCAGACCGCCGGAACCGGCCACCAAATCCCCCTGACCGTCCCTTGGGAGTTGATGATTAATGGATATCCGTAAAGTCAAGAAACTGATCGAATTGCTGGAAGAGTCCGGCATCGACGAACTGGAAATCCGTGAAGGCGAAGAATCC encodes the following:
- the aroQ gene encoding type II 3-dehydroquinate dehydratase: MATFLVLHGPNLNLLGTREPGIYGSITLADINQDLEQRAREAGHHLMYLQSNAEYELIDRIHAARDEGVDFILINPAAFTHTSVAIRDALLGVSIPFIEVHLSNVHKREPFRHHSYFSDVAVGVICGLGASGYRLALEAALEQLAKRSTV